From the genome of Papilio machaon chromosome 1, ilPapMach1.1, whole genome shotgun sequence:
ttagtttattactgTAAgagctttgttattttttatgtcaattatagctacaataaaacttttaggTATTGGAGCAGAGAAACTTGAACTACTTAGGCCAGAGATATGTACAAATACAAGAAGGCAGATATCTCGCGCTAGCTCGTGCACACATTCTTTAGACAGTGTGAGATTTACaggtgaaaataaattatgctcCATCAACTCTTCAAGTGTTTTCCAACTTCAATGTGTACCTGGTTTAAACCAAGAAATAGCTGCAAATATAGTGGACTACAGGAACAAAAAAGGCCCTTTTAAATCCCTCGATGATTTGATTAAAGTAAGAGGAATGGATATAGTGAGATTGAGTACAGTGAAGCATCATTTGAGCTTAGAACCGAGGAAATGTGAGAGTGTTCAGCTTTTAGCAAATGGTCATACATTTGGGTGGACTGAGGACTCATTAAATGAGCCAAGCCTGAATGGCATGCGGGATGTGAGGACACCTCATAGAAAGAGTTTGTCTATGCCAAACAAACTGCCAATAATATTGCCAAATGGATTTGCTACAGCCCCAGTAAAtgatattttagatttattggCTGCATATTCTCACCGGCCAGTTGTTGAGGAACTATTTACATATGAAAGAGATGGTGTAAGATGTTGCCGTATAGCTTCATGGAACCTGCACCAGCTTAGTATAGAAAAGATAACAAACCCTGGTGTTAGAGAGGTGGTTTGCAGGACTATTTTGGAAAACAAGTAAGTCCAATTATTTGGTTGTTGTTTGTTTCCATTTTTGTGATGTTTAAGACTCGTTTTTCCACTAATTTGATGCAGTTTAAAGCATTAATATAGTTACTTGTGTACAAAGCCCTTTAAGAAGTTAATAAGACAGAGATGTTTCAACttgattacttatttttaaattatttttgtttaattctttatagttaatatttacttgtaaTCTATGTGAATATTCCTATGTAACTGTGTAggttacattgttttatataatttttatcttaaataaaatatatatactttaagATAACATTTGGACTATTCCGATAAGATAGAAAAGATAAATACCAAAGTAGGTATATAATGATGTTGTAACAggtaatatatatgtacaaatatacatattgtatgttattaatcaaataatactctgatttataattattaattctcTAGACATTTAGAGCCAGCCATAAATTACAGTTTATcgtaaactagctgtcgctcgcaactccgtctgcgctgattaaaaaaaaactttaataagtagcctatgtgttcttctagactatgttctatatctataccaaatttcatccagatctgtTGAggcattctggagataccttcaaagaaacatccatccatccatctaaacattctcatttataatattagtaagatatatgtaGACACTTATATCACAAGTTGATATGAGATAAACCATAAGTCATAATTCTTGAAATAAGGTGTTACTTTAACAGGTTATCAATAATAGCCATACAAGATGTGCTAGAACCTGCCGCGCTGAAGGTAATCTGTGAGGAGCTGAACAGCCCCTCGCTGAGGCGGGTGCGTGAGTGGCGCTGCAACAGTCACAAATGGGATTACTGCGCCAACGACAGAGCTGATGGGTGAGTGATATAAGATGATAACCTTCTgtctggtttacattatgccagtacagtgcTGGCCTTTCAAGGACTGGTTAGAGTTTACATTATCCTCTTAGTATAACTTAGTGTAAACTAGACATCAAACTGTTTGCGGGTGGAGAAAAGGGAGTGCTTGGTTGTATGTATAAGTTTgttgatgtatttttaaaatcttagaTTGCTGTAGTCTGAAGATTCTGAGTAATATGCTAGATAGATCTTGATGTCAGAAAATACCGGCATCATGTATTGAGATGCGATATGGTACGTGATTACAaactttttccttttttcttaCCCAATCCtacaaaaacatgtaacaataattttccggattttatacattaaatgcAATGGCAAATTGAAAATCCAAAACCAGAAAAAGTAGATACGGGCTTGGAAATAACGACATTGGcacattttccttttattacaTCTggtatatataacatttcgaGTGAGACTATTGTATCTTACAATGTACtcttcattataattttacatcaggattttatggttttaaaaatcatGAACAGTTTGATTTGTCTAAAAAACGTTGAATAAAATGCGAAGAGACTGTACTGGGTACCGTTGCGTGACTGTAGTCATAAATATCGTGGTTAGTTTTTACGTGGCTGCGCTTAAAGAGTATCTATCATTGTTATTAGTTTTACCAAGGCCTCGTATGTCACCTATTGTGTGGAAAGTTATTTTTctgtgtttaaaattatattcttcgGATCAAATCTTGCGGGATTTATTACCCGTATACCTTGGAAGTGATATCAAAATTGTTTAAGTAAAGAGCtgacaaagtattttaattctgaCTACTCCGTTTGGATAAGATACCGTTCTATAACTCAGCTGTTATTCATTTACGATTCAATTAGTAACAATTCGTAATATGCGAATACGTGCCTCGTCTCGTCAATTGCGGCTTGTCTCTGACCCAATTGACCTTCAACTGGCAATGCAGACCTCAGTCAGGGGAGAGGTCACATGCACTGAATACGGCCAGCCATAAGCAGTTCTCATTCGAGACCCGCTTTGAGATTCATCTCTAATTAAACTAACAGACtacttttatttcaatctGGGTGCCGGAGAtatcaatctatatatataaaagaaagtcgtgttagttacactatttataactcaagatcggtcgaactgatttagctgaaaatttatgcggaggtagcttagaaccaggaaacggacataggataatttttaccctgttttctaatttttattccgcgcggacggagtcgcgggtaaaagctagttatctaAAAAcgacataataaattattgtgtaTATAATTCATcactgtttatatttttgtccaTAATTCATTAGTTAATATTACTTCGTAAACTATCAACAATACCTATCACGTAAGTCACATGTATCTAATTTTACACGAACGTTATAATCGTATATTATCttccatatttaaataacggTACAATACATTCCCTTAACACCTTTATATAAATGGATAGAAATTCATGGACAATTCTATTGTTAGAAACAACCAAACGTGACCATATCAACTAGCGGACCTCTACTGGCACCTGTGACTACAACGTGCTTGTCGGATATTTAGATCGGACGTCGATAACAGCTGTCAGTTCAACACGAGACTGCTTCATAACACGTTAATCGAcctaactaaaaaaaaatctgacgTCCACCGAAgactgaaaaaaaacttttcgagtagtaaataatattgaactAACAGGAATATTTAAACGCGTATCAACCTCACATGGACTGTGAACGCCCTTGAATATTGacacaataaaaaagataatgttAATTACCATAAACGTTAGTtaacatactttttatttaaatataatcagtcgtttttatttgcataaaatGTGGTACAAGAAACAATTCAATGtgtgtattttatgtttcaatataatttaaatgccaTACTGAGTGTCGTTTAATGTCTATTAATAAGTCCCTTAGTGTATAGTTTTAGGAATCTATAGGAAATGTACGCAATTAGTCTTTTGATAGATTTTAtcgtattcaaaattatttgaaacggATGCAAATATAGTGTTGCCCGTGATAATAGTGTTGATAATTATACCTACTATTACGTGCAGTTCTATTGTGATTTGATTCCGTTAGTCATAACATAGTttagctatttatttttaaactacgtAAGATGTTTGGCTGGtaactaaaatattcattGCTTCTGtattgtgtaatttattatttaatgatatcACCCTAAGGGCATTCTTACACAAGGCAACATAATCGCCggaatttatatttgatggTTGCGTAGCGAGAATGGCGTTTTGCGCTCTTTGTAAAAACAAGGTTAAATTGTCGACGCCGGTCGTAGTTTTGCTttgccatcttgaaaattgcggCGACTTTTCTCACTacgatcttgacaaacaggttgcgagcgactgtTTGGcgacaaaaaaatcttaatatcgCTTAGCGCTAATCTAATATATcacttagcgactaaaatcgctAGTTTTCGAAAAtctacgttgccttgtgtacgaagggccttagtTTCGTTGGAAAATCACTTTAAATCTATTACTACTACTAAAAGTACTAAATTAAGAATTAACTCCAAGAATCTCAGTTTCATCATAAAGGTAGATTATTCTCggatcttttatatttacaggTTTACATTAGGGCATGGCGATACTGAATTGggtcaattttttatactttcagagagataaaatctttatttaacacacgttgtttactttgaattgttaattattttataactggtTAGATAcggtatatattttacatactaaaaaattatacaaattgtacctgtcacccgcgactctgtacgcttggaattaaagaaaaaaaaacttaattagtagcctatatgttccaCTAGTcagtgttctacatctgtatcaaatttcatccggGTCCATGAcatataccttctaacaaacatccatccaaacatccaATCTTtccaatttacaatattagtaaaaagttaaattagatTGAATAAAGTTGTCAAAGCTTATATTAAACCTTATTGTGTGTTTTTCATTGTCAAAACacgtatacaaaaacatattgccatctctctttttatctttgaaaaataaaagaggggtattaattaaaatacagatATAGTGGCTATGAGTTACCTTTAAGAGTTATTAAAGCTGCCTGTGATAAGTGAAACATATCAATTAGCAACATTGTATATtcataattacatatttgtgGCTTTGATAAGAATAATCGTATTTGATTGAGGTCGccttcatttaaatcggtcaTCGCCATCAACCATAAAGTAAAGCTGTTGTTAACAAcgcttgatattaatttatgatGTATCATCGTGATATGTATTGTACAGAGATTAAATGATAACATATTCTCATAAGAAACACTTTCTCTACAAACGTCATATAGCATAAAGCAGGGATcctcaaactattttggacgaGAGCCCTTTTccaatatgaaattttacctcagacccccatggtcaaattatctacttttaagattaattattattattatttttcattctgacttaggtcaatagaagaagacagagtgagaattagcaatgctttaagttcgatatcgactCCAAGGATATcaaccactttgggaatccctggcCTAAagtattagaaaaattaagttgtactaaaataaaaatactcttccttttttttaacccTTCAATGTGTGCGTGAAAGTATAGGGTTGCCATTTCGTTTACGATCTAAATTCTTCGAGTTCATATAGCGATTGGAATCATGGGTTTGATATCTATGTCAGTTGGCAGCcctagtttatttaatacgtCTATTGTTATAGGCCATCCCTAGGATTCATCTACGAGGCGTCGCACAAGGGCGTGACTGTGGAAGACGTGGGCGTAGATCAGTTGCACCTACTGTCGGAGGCAGTGGACGCTAAGCGACTGAGCGAAGCGCTGACATCACTTCGAACTGACGATCGTCTTGCTTCACCACAAGgttagttataatatttaagtctTTCTATCCATTTAGAATCCCTAATAGATAAGTGTGTGTGTCCTTAGTGTAACTTTAATTAAGCCCTTAGTGACCATTATCGACTTTGAAATAGACCTCGATCGATATTAAGTAcgcattcaaataaaaaaaattgttatcatGAAAACAGTCTAGTCACTTGATAAATCTAATTAGATTTAATACGTTTGATGAAGgcatgaagtttttttttaattctgcgcggacgtagttcgggcgacagctagacgtaaatatgttgtaactagctgtcttaaaaattattataaaaaataaacttaattagtagcctgtgtgttcttcctgtatatgttttatatctacgccaaattttatcaagatccgttgagccgttatggagataccttctttctttcaaacatccatccatctaaactttcgcatttacaatattggtAAGACTTACCAGGCGTTTCTGTATATAAATGTCCCTGAATCCATGACCGTACTTACGGTTTATCTTTATGTGGAATAGTCTTTTTTCTTTGTCTTCGTCTGGCTTCTATAAATACTCGTTGATCGGACGCGTTTGCACTGCGCTATCTTTGTAAGTGGGATCGCAgatctgttaaattaattatacgtTAGTCAAGGGCGGTTATATTGCGACCAttctatatatgtatttgtttgaTAACTGTAGctcatatttatgttttttaacataacaattggcttttcatattttcaatcaaaacggatactattatgttttttcaatGTCATAGATATAGTTGGAAATGAGAAATGCAATTTCTTGGCCTCGCATacgatatttaattaattattagttgCAATTCCGAACACAGTGAGGTGGAAAAATTGTTTGACTCAACCAAGCCAAGAGCTACGAAATGCTGTAGGGTTATACACTTGACAAGGTTAAATATGGGGAAGTGGCTCATGATTGATTATGAATTATGGTCGAAATTCGAACAATGAGCGACcacaagtaaaattaaatcaccatgtcaaagtattaaaatgaaaccttaTAGCTTGAGAATGTTGCGCTGTGTTTGTTGATACAGCGTCATGTTTAGATACACGGGCAAGCGGTCATGTAACAAGCCGGCCGATGTTTATATAGCGCCAGAAACATTTCGCCGGCTTGAGAAAACTGCGCACACAATCATACCACTCGTACGATACGCCACGTGAACGGAAAACTGCAACCGATAGGGCTGACAACAATAAAGCTATTTGTAGAATAAACAATTACTAAAGACAGTGTGATGATGTCATAGAAACGACTTTTTTGTAGCACAGCCCTACATTCTAAATCCCCTTTTACTATATCCCAACAATTGGTGCAATCAGTACAgcttattatcaaaattacttgaataaaatttataagatcaaaaagaaaattagtgtttatagaaaaatttacGTTTACCCAAACAGTTTTCTCATAGTTCAATcaagaatatttttctatgtcTACTATCAAAAgttataatacaaattgtatATATAGTTTTGAATTGTGTCAACCCTACAACCTCTAGTGCGTTGGCGTTTCGTTTGCTTGAATTGCGTATGCTATCGTAAGGTAACTCGCAGATCGATTCatgaataagttttatattgcTAAAAATAGACAAACTACTTTTATCCACGTCGATAATTCCATACTTTTAgctaataaaaagtaaaaagccACTATCAgtgagaatattaaaaaaactagtcagtagatttgtaatataaaaaatctttaaagatacgaaaaagatttttgtttcatttttcgtTGAAAACAGTTTTCATAAAGTAACTTCAGTTCTAACCACTTCAATTAGTTTGAATTTGCGTGCATATCGGTTTCGTTAAATTCGCAAACTGCTACGTTCTAAAAATAGCTCGCTTTGTATTGATAAAACATGGAAACTTCTTTCGTGGAAACTTTGCACGTTAACGTAGCTATGTAACTAGAGAATTGAAATCGtttacgatatgttttttttttacaaaagatgAAGGTACCAGGATCTCAGAATTCAAGTTGTTATAACGTACCAGGAGTCCAGAAGTTTGGCGATAATGTTCTTTTCTATTAAAACTCTGCTGCGGCAATCAATTTAACTCCTGCACGAATTCTATTGCATACAATCATTTCGAGATAGAACTATTTGAAGTTAATTGTCGATCAATGTGATGcttgaatgtttttgttttacttacgTAAGGAACATTTAATAGTCGATTTGATTGTAATATAGTTTACTTATAATTGTTATGCAGCTAATGTACGAAACTCTTTCGAGGAACAATGGCCGGTCCGATAGCGCACACCTCGTCGTTTGCATAATTGATTCAATTTGATTCCATTGAGCAATGAACGCCAAGTGTGAGTTGTCCTTTAATTAAGTGTTACTAACCCTGTGCCTAAATAGAAACAGAAGGAACGACGTTCTtctctttctctctctctttaGGGACTTCCCCGCTAACTTCGCCGTCAGCTCcgagcaatttttttaaacatttttagtttACCTTATTTGCACATTCTTACTCGCTGTATAATTTGCAATCAGTTTTTGTGGCCAAAAcggttgtaattatttttaattttgcatacGGATGACATTAATGACCATTATTTCggtaaaaaattactttctgGAGGTTTCGTATGAGGTTTTTGCCCGACTAAGAGGAGGGTTAATGTTTTTCACGGGTatgctttaatatatttcGGTAATTTATAACCGCCGGGTGCCTAAACGTTTTTTGCCCGGATATCATGGGTTTCGGaactattgattttttaaacatttagtttTGTAATACGATAGTTGTGCGCGTTtggaagatttttttctttccattTGCCTTAATattcattgtaattttttctaatatattatattatattttacattattggCTAATTACATGCTCGAATACATAAATGACAATAGATTATTAGCAGTATTTTGATAATTGCCTTTATTATCAAATGTAATCACGGAGATATGTACACAACTAGTAGATaactagtttaatatttttatatcactaATCTATTAAATGAGAAGAACGTTGCACCTGACGATAAGTGAAGACTTGGTCCTTCATGATTAGATTTTCCATTTAGACCAGTAATAATTGCACTCTATTCTGCTTGGAAACAGAAAAATATGAGCATGTCAGGACTTCCATGTAGtcatcgaaataaaaaataccacTAAAGAAATCATCCGGTTTTCATTCTGATGTCTCTAACCAAAACTTGTaggcaacattttaaaaatgaattgcacTTTAAGATCTTTGGTGTATATTGTTGAAAATTCAAACGCATTTAGGAATTTTCCTTTAATGTAATTGAGTGCAATTTTTCCACTGCCTTCACTTTAAAATGTCAAACCTTGTGCAGGCAAGTTGTGTGGAACTAACCATTCCGTTATAACGAGTTGCACTTGTTTattgaatgtttaaaaaaacgaaaagaCCGGTTCCGTTCGTGTTCAAGGCAAAGGACGCGATATGTTCACATCGCCTTTACATTTCACGACTTTTTGTCgttactgtattaaaaatatttaaaaacaattcgcAACAAAATTTATTCTCTTATGCAAAGGGATTTTGATGAAGAGTAAGATGAATATTGGCGAATTATAGCAAATGAACTAAACGTGTAAAAGTAtggtcaaaaaaatattaatcagttTAAGAGTTGAATAGACTAAATaagtgtcggtggctcaggggttaagcacttgactcgCAATCTGctggtcctgggttcgaataccGCCATGtcccaatgtgtttttcgattttcgatttacatatgtacatttatctgacgttcttacggtgaaggaaaacatagtaatgcaacctgcatatatctgagaagaaattcaaagatatgtgtgaagtcaaccaacccgcacttgaccAGCGTGCTTGACTATGGCctgtcacccctaacttggggaggctccgagcccctcggtggggacgtatagtgagctgatgatcaTGATGCTTTAATATAACGTTAACATCAATCGTATGGTAtaaatggttttatttaacttggaTATGATAATGTGACAGGCGCGCCAAGTGTTATTGACATCACCATGACCCTGATCTGATCGCATGCGTTAaccttattacatttaaaatgcttTTCTGATCAATTTAAGAAATCTTACTATTtcactatattaatattataaatacgaatgtatgtatggatgtttgtaagaaggtatTATCTAAAACGGCTgcatctcgattaaatttggcatagagcATTGAAGACCATATCGGCTaatgattaagttttttttaatgccacgTGAAAGGAGTtgcataaattaagaaaaaagtgtAGTCAAACAATACTCCTGATATATGATTAGTTACTTCTTGAAACAAGAATTATGAATCTAAAAAAttagtgcatttttttataaagacaaatatatttttgcagtGTTTGATAAATATGCCCTTACAATTAGCAATGTAAATAATCAAGGAAAGTCTGTACGTAGCGCGAGGAAGACTAAGAATATCCGGTTCCGTGTTTTTGACCTCTACACCTCAAGttgtgttttatatgtttaatagCGACTATATAGACCagtgtatttaaaacataatacatTGCGACATATTTATCTGGTCTAATAGTTGAAAGTGCCACACAGCTCTCATgccattgttaaaaaaatactacaagTCCTTGTCGGATTGTTTACACCGACAATTTTTTCTTACCCTGTGAGCAATAATGAAACTGAACTCTAACAGCTTATTACccttgtcaatgtcaaaaaagtgccACAAAATTCTTGTCGGAGTGTGGCTGCCTTGTCATGTTTTGTTCATCACC
Proteins encoded in this window:
- the LOC106712774 gene encoding endonuclease/exonuclease/phosphatase family domain-containing protein 1 encodes the protein MGQSPSSVRSKSSRRSFRGFVRRTKLNKSSLSHTFNLPPSEEYPELMNVNTATEEQLMTLPGVTRQLAREIVRHRQMIGRFKRVDDLALVSGIGAEKLELLRPEICTNTRRQISRASSCTHSLDSVRFTGENKLCSINSSSVFQLQCVPGLNQEIAANIVDYRNKKGPFKSLDDLIKVRGMDIVRLSTVKHHLSLEPRKCESVQLLANGHTFGWTEDSLNEPSLNGMRDVRTPHRKSLSMPNKLPIILPNGFATAPVNDILDLLAAYSHRPVVEELFTYERDGVRCCRIASWNLHQLSIEKITNPGVREVVCRTILENKLSIIAIQDVLEPAALKVICEELNSPSLRRVREWRCNSHKWDYCANDRADGPSLGFIYEASHKGVTVEDVGVDQLHLLSEAVDAKRLSEALTSLRTDDRLASPQVFLICGRPVIVVNIQCREPLTEEQCTRLDGVAVLAIACKLPLLFAGDFHRWDNVHLLKNCESVLDESVPTKVDAASGGQSAILTAGEVATSSCNGHAAAIRSGLSHLAIPRGWSWGGPASPHCPVWAEINIPD